A genome region from Blautia coccoides includes the following:
- a CDS encoding YlmC/YmxH family sporulation protein, producing the protein MRVCDLRQKEVINICTCKSLGCPLDVEFDPKTGCLTAIIVPVPGKLCGLFGPASEYVIPWQCIKQIGEDIILVEIKEDKFLKKE; encoded by the coding sequence ATGCGGGTTTGTGATCTGAGACAGAAGGAAGTTATCAATATTTGTACCTGTAAAAGTCTGGGGTGTCCTTTAGATGTGGAGTTTGATCCTAAGACAGGGTGTCTGACGGCGATCATTGTGCCGGTTCCGGGCAAGCTCTGCGGGCTGTTTGGGCCGGCCAGTGAGTATGTGATACCCTGGCAGTGTATTAAGCAGATCGGGGAGGATATTATTCTGGTAGAGATCAAGGAAGATAAGTTTCTAAAGAAAGAATAA
- a CDS encoding sugar kinase, whose product MKKDFDLLSLGEILLRLSPPDNERIVRGETFQKQVGGAELNVVSGASLLGLRTGIISKLPDNALGVYAKNRVRFCGVSDDYLVYDEEPDARLGIYYYENGAYPRKPSVVYDRRHASFCKIKVEELPREMFASTRCFHTSGITLALAENTRNTAVEMIRKFKENGALISFDVNFRGNLWTGAQAKECIEKILPYVDIFFCSEDTARLTFLKDGDVKSIMKSFTEEYPISIVASTQRIVHSPKVHTFGSVIYNAKEDRYYEEEPYRDIEVVDRIGSGDAYISGALYGLLAHEFDCQKALEYGNATSSVKNTIPGDLPSCDLKEINRIIRNHKDTGMQAEMDR is encoded by the coding sequence ATGAAAAAAGATTTTGATTTGCTTTCATTGGGAGAAATTTTACTGAGGCTGTCACCGCCGGATAATGAGAGGATCGTGCGCGGTGAGACATTCCAGAAGCAGGTGGGCGGCGCGGAGCTTAATGTGGTGTCAGGCGCGTCCCTTCTGGGACTCAGAACAGGCATCATATCCAAGCTGCCGGATAACGCCCTGGGGGTTTACGCGAAGAACAGGGTCCGGTTCTGCGGAGTCAGCGATGACTATCTGGTGTATGATGAGGAGCCAGATGCAAGGCTGGGGATTTATTACTATGAAAACGGAGCGTACCCCAGGAAACCCAGTGTGGTTTATGACAGGAGGCACGCTTCCTTCTGTAAGATCAAGGTGGAGGAGCTGCCCAGGGAGATGTTTGCCAGCACCAGGTGTTTTCATACCAGCGGGATCACCTTGGCTCTGGCGGAGAATACCAGGAATACAGCCGTTGAGATGATCAGGAAGTTTAAGGAGAACGGGGCACTCATCTCTTTTGACGTAAATTTCCGCGGTAATCTCTGGACCGGGGCGCAGGCAAAGGAATGTATTGAGAAAATCCTGCCCTATGTGGATATTTTCTTCTGCTCTGAGGATACGGCACGGCTGACATTTTTGAAGGACGGGGATGTAAAGTCCATAATGAAGAGCTTTACGGAGGAATATCCCATATCGATCGTGGCTTCTACCCAGAGGATCGTGCACAGTCCTAAGGTGCATACATTTGGGTCTGTGATCTATAACGCTAAAGAGGACAGGTATTATGAGGAGGAGCCATACCGGGATATAGAGGTGGTGGACAGGATCGGAAGCGGGGACGCTTATATCTCAGGGGCACTTTACGGGCTTCTGGCACATGAATTTGACTGTCAGAAGGCACTGGAGTATGGGAATGCCACCAGTTCGGTGAAAAATACCATTCCGGGGGATCTGCCCTCCTGTGACCTGAAAGAGATCAACCGGATCATACGGAACCATAAGGATACAGGAATGCAGGCAGAAATGGACAGATAA
- a CDS encoding sugar kinase: MAKRVITFGEIMLRLAPEGYYRFVQADTFGATYGGGEANVAVSLANYGFDAAFVTKLPKHEIGQAAVNSLRKYGVDTTEIVRGGDRVGIYFLEKGASQRPSKVIYDRAGSSIAAAKASDFDWKHIFDGADWFHFTGITPALNDEVAAICLEACKAAKDAGLTISCDLNYRNKLWSKEKAGQVMGEICKYVDVCIANEEDASDVFGIKAANTDVTTGTVNHEGYKDVAKQLADRFGFSKVAITLRESLSANDNNWSAMLYDGKDYFFSKKYKMHIVDRVGGGDSFGGGLICACLNGYDAQSTIEFAVAASCLKHSIEGDFNMVSMDEVSKLAGGDGSGRVQR, translated from the coding sequence ATGGCAAAAAGAGTGATCACATTTGGTGAAATCATGTTGAGACTGGCACCGGAAGGATATTACCGTTTTGTACAGGCGGATACTTTTGGCGCAACCTACGGCGGAGGAGAGGCGAATGTAGCCGTTTCCCTTGCCAACTACGGATTCGACGCAGCATTTGTCACAAAGCTGCCAAAACATGAGATTGGACAGGCTGCTGTCAATTCTTTGAGAAAATATGGTGTGGATACTACAGAAATCGTGCGCGGTGGTGACCGTGTGGGAATTTATTTCCTTGAGAAAGGCGCATCCCAGAGACCTTCCAAGGTAATCTATGACCGTGCCGGTTCCTCCATTGCAGCAGCAAAAGCTTCCGATTTCGACTGGAAGCATATTTTTGACGGTGCTGACTGGTTCCATTTCACTGGGATCACACCGGCCTTAAATGACGAAGTGGCAGCCATCTGTCTGGAAGCCTGCAAAGCGGCCAAAGACGCAGGCCTGACCATTTCCTGTGACTTAAACTACAGAAATAAACTGTGGTCCAAGGAAAAAGCAGGACAGGTCATGGGTGAAATCTGCAAATATGTGGATGTCTGCATTGCAAACGAAGAGGATGCTTCCGATGTATTCGGCATCAAAGCAGCCAACACAGATGTCACCACAGGTACTGTAAACCATGAGGGATACAAAGATGTTGCAAAACAGCTTGCTGATCGTTTTGGTTTCTCAAAGGTTGCCATTACACTGAGAGAGTCCCTGTCTGCAAATGACAATAACTGGTCTGCAATGTTATATGACGGAAAAGATTACTTCTTCAGCAAAAAATATAAAATGCACATCGTTGACCGTGTAGGCGGCGGTGACAGCTTTGGCGGCGGATTGATCTGCGCATGCTTAAACGGCTATGACGCACAGTCTACCATCGAGTTCGCAGTAGCGGCCTCCTGCCTGAAGCACTCCATTGAAGGTGACTTCAACATGGTTTCCATGGACGAGGTTTCCAAACTTGCAGGCGGAGACGGTTCAGGACGTGTACAGAGATAA
- the eda gene encoding bifunctional 4-hydroxy-2-oxoglutarate aldolase/2-dehydro-3-deoxy-phosphogluconate aldolase, which produces MSAILEQLSKFGVVPVVVLNEVKDAEPLAKALCEGGLPCAEVTFRTAAAEESIRTMTEKFPEMLVGAGTVLTTEQVDRAVAAGAKFIVSPGFDPEIVDYCLSKEILVLPGCVTPSEVAQGVKRGLKVLKFFPAEQYGGVSTIKAMAAAYVGIKFMPTGGISPKNVKDYLTCDKIFACGGSWMVKGDMIAAGEFDKIKSLTEEAVALVKEVR; this is translated from the coding sequence ATGAGTGCAATTTTAGAACAGCTTTCAAAATTCGGTGTAGTTCCTGTCGTCGTATTAAATGAAGTGAAGGATGCAGAGCCTTTGGCAAAGGCATTATGTGAGGGTGGTCTCCCCTGTGCAGAGGTGACATTCCGTACTGCGGCAGCCGAGGAATCTATCCGTACCATGACAGAGAAATTCCCTGAGATGCTGGTAGGTGCCGGAACTGTTCTGACCACAGAGCAGGTTGACCGTGCAGTTGCAGCAGGTGCGAAATTCATTGTAAGCCCGGGATTCGATCCGGAGATCGTTGACTACTGTCTGAGCAAAGAGATTCTGGTCCTGCCGGGATGCGTAACCCCCTCTGAAGTGGCACAGGGTGTAAAACGCGGCCTGAAGGTTCTCAAATTCTTCCCGGCTGAGCAGTACGGCGGAGTATCCACCATTAAAGCTATGGCAGCAGCCTATGTGGGGATCAAATTCATGCCCACAGGCGGTATCAGTCCCAAGAATGTAAAAGACTATCTGACCTGCGATAAAATCTTCGCATGCGGCGGAAGCTGGATGGTAAAAGGAGATATGATTGCAGCAGGAGAGTTTGATAAGATCAAATCCCTGACAGAGGAAGCGGTAGCTCTGGTGAAAGAAGTAAGATAG
- a CDS encoding IclR family transcriptional regulator, whose product MEEKNPIQVADRLFLVLETLASDGPIALADLSRQLALNKSTVHRLLCSLIYMGYVKQDTDTQKYDLSLKILSLSNRLLSRMDILEIVRPHLKKLSEKTGETVHFVQLDGAEAVYIYKEESYQNSVRMVSKVGNRIPLYCSGVGKAMAADMDEEQIRRFWEASRIIRLTPHTITDFPRFREKIEEVRKKGYALDDEENELGVRCIAVSLPDYKGRARYAFSISAPAARMSDERIAQLAEIILKEKQDIQQNM is encoded by the coding sequence ATGGAAGAAAAGAATCCCATCCAAGTGGCTGACAGGCTCTTTCTGGTCCTGGAAACCCTGGCATCTGACGGTCCCATTGCGCTGGCGGACTTGAGCCGGCAGCTTGCGCTGAACAAAAGCACGGTACACCGTCTGCTCTGCTCCCTTATCTACATGGGATATGTGAAACAGGACACAGACACACAGAAATATGATCTGTCCCTAAAAATATTAAGTCTCTCCAACCGGCTGTTGAGCCGCATGGACATTTTGGAGATCGTACGCCCTCACTTAAAAAAGCTCTCCGAAAAAACAGGGGAAACCGTACATTTTGTCCAGCTTGACGGTGCGGAGGCCGTATATATCTATAAAGAAGAATCCTACCAGAACTCTGTGCGCATGGTCTCCAAGGTGGGCAACCGGATTCCCCTTTACTGCTCCGGTGTGGGGAAAGCCATGGCCGCAGATATGGACGAGGAACAGATACGGCGTTTCTGGGAGGCAAGCAGGATCATACGCCTGACCCCCCATACCATCACGGACTTTCCCCGTTTCCGGGAAAAAATAGAGGAAGTAAGAAAAAAAGGCTACGCACTGGATGATGAAGAAAATGAGTTGGGAGTGAGATGCATTGCTGTCAGCCTCCCGGACTATAAGGGACGTGCCCGTTACGCTTTCTCCATCTCCGCCCCCGCCGCCAGAATGTCCGATGAGCGGATTGCACAGCTTGCAGAGATCATCCTGAAGGAAAAACAGGATATACAGCAGAACATGTAA
- the sigE gene encoding RNA polymerase sporulation sigma factor SigE, giving the protein MPVFSGFSNIIFRRGEEIHYIGGAEVLPAPLDAESEAEMIGKLQTEDNADAKSRLIEHNLRLVVYIAKKFDNTGVGVEDLISIGTIGLIKAINTFNPTKKIKLATYASRCIENEILMYLRRNSKTKMEVSIDEPLNVDWDGNELLLSDILGTDEDVIYRGIESEVERSLLGKAIGKLTKREQTIVRLRFGINMPDGREKTQKEVADLLGISQSYISRLEKRIMKRLKKEIVRYE; this is encoded by the coding sequence ATGCCTGTTTTTTCGGGGTTTTCCAATATTATATTCAGAAGAGGGGAAGAAATTCATTATATCGGAGGGGCAGAGGTCCTTCCGGCGCCTTTGGACGCTGAGTCCGAGGCGGAAATGATAGGAAAATTACAGACAGAGGACAATGCAGACGCAAAATCCCGTCTGATCGAACATAACCTGCGTCTGGTCGTGTATATTGCCAAAAAATTTGACAACACCGGGGTAGGGGTGGAAGATTTGATCTCCATAGGGACAATAGGTCTCATTAAGGCCATCAATACATTTAACCCCACAAAAAAGATCAAACTGGCAACATACGCGTCCAGATGTATTGAAAATGAGATCCTCATGTATCTCAGACGAAACAGCAAGACAAAGATGGAGGTTTCCATTGATGAGCCGCTGAATGTGGACTGGGATGGAAATGAACTGCTTTTGTCCGACATTCTGGGAACAGATGAGGACGTTATCTACAGGGGAATAGAGAGTGAAGTAGAACGGTCCCTTCTGGGGAAAGCCATCGGAAAGCTGACAAAAAGGGAGCAGACCATTGTGCGCCTGCGCTTTGGCATCAATATGCCGGATGGCAGAGAAAAGACCCAGAAAGAAGTGGCAGATCTTCTGGGCATATCCCAGTCCTACATATCCAGGCTGGAAAAGCGGATCATGAAGAGGCTGAAAAAAGAAATTGTAAGGTACGAATAA
- a CDS encoding sigma-E processing peptidase SpoIIGA, which translates to MYYEFYIDVFFVVNLVMDFLLLRLVNRVLKGTATPLSSLAGAALGAAGICVITLLPLSSPYVRVLLSHGFLGVLMVWVGCRCRSWRKLVTGLLLLYGFSFLTGGILTALPVSTKEGLLTFCFITTATYWILILGMRLLEYLKGKSSAICEVVIRAGGKSVKVKGLYDTGNRLRDTLTRKPVSVVEYGKFEELLGEDQKASFERLLDGNGSTEDICARSVLAFHPHYISYRSVGQDNGLMLAVTVDELYVSAGEEGSVVKHAVLGLAGNQLSTAGNFQIIVNPCIVSAEP; encoded by the coding sequence GTGTACTACGAATTTTACATTGACGTTTTTTTCGTAGTCAATCTGGTAATGGATTTTTTGCTGCTGCGTCTGGTGAACCGGGTGCTGAAGGGGACTGCCACTCCTCTTAGCTCTCTGGCAGGTGCGGCGCTGGGAGCTGCCGGTATCTGTGTGATCACATTACTGCCCTTATCGTCCCCCTACGTACGGGTATTACTTTCACATGGTTTTTTGGGCGTCCTCATGGTGTGGGTGGGCTGCAGGTGCAGGTCATGGAGAAAACTGGTCACAGGGCTTTTACTGTTGTACGGTTTTTCTTTTCTCACAGGAGGAATTCTTACGGCTCTGCCGGTAAGCACAAAGGAAGGCTTACTTACGTTTTGTTTCATCACCACAGCCACTTACTGGATTCTCATCTTAGGAATGCGACTCTTGGAATACTTAAAAGGAAAAAGCTCCGCCATATGCGAAGTTGTTATTCGCGCAGGCGGCAAATCAGTGAAAGTCAAAGGACTGTATGATACTGGCAACAGGCTGCGTGACACACTCACCAGAAAACCGGTGAGCGTTGTGGAATACGGGAAGTTTGAGGAGCTTCTTGGGGAGGACCAAAAGGCTTCTTTTGAGAGGCTTCTTGACGGAAACGGAAGCACAGAGGATATCTGTGCCCGGTCTGTACTGGCCTTTCATCCCCATTACATTTCATACCGCAGCGTGGGGCAGGATAATGGACTAATGCTTGCCGTCACTGTAGATGAACTATATGTATCAGCAGGAGAAGAAGGCAGTGTGGTGAAACATGCGGTTTTAGGGCTTGCAGGGAACCAGCTTTCCACTGCCGGAAACTTTCAGATAATCGTCAATCCGTGCATTGTGAGTGCAGAACCGTGA
- the aroD gene encoding type I 3-dehydroquinate dehydratase, producing MKTVEIKDVKIGEGIPKICIPLTGKTREEIIKEAEIVKNMEPDLVEWRADCYEEGANSEKRLEMLKTIHDRLDKIPLLFTFRTDKEGGSCPITYADYVNLLENTAKTGFADLIDVEAFFDTDRTKYLMESLKACGAFVVASNHHFDRTPSIEEMVKRLETMDSFGADILKLAVMPKSEEDLMALLTATVMMKSRSDKPVITMSMGKTGVLSRLCGEMSGSSVTFAAGIKASAPGQIPAERMRKTLCLLHESFT from the coding sequence ATGAAAACCGTAGAGATAAAAGATGTAAAAATCGGGGAGGGAATTCCGAAGATCTGCATTCCCCTTACAGGAAAGACAAGAGAAGAAATCATAAAAGAAGCAGAAATTGTAAAAAACATGGAACCGGATTTGGTGGAATGGCGCGCAGATTGTTATGAAGAGGGAGCAAACAGCGAAAAGCGTTTGGAAATGTTGAAAACAATTCATGACAGATTAGACAAGATTCCCCTTCTTTTTACCTTCAGAACCGACAAAGAAGGGGGCAGTTGTCCCATCACCTATGCGGATTATGTAAATCTTCTGGAAAATACCGCCAAAACCGGCTTTGCAGACCTGATCGACGTGGAGGCTTTTTTTGACACGGACAGGACAAAATACCTTATGGAAAGCCTGAAGGCATGCGGCGCTTTTGTGGTTGCCTCCAACCACCATTTTGACAGGACCCCTTCTATAGAAGAGATGGTAAAGCGGCTGGAGACCATGGACAGTTTCGGGGCTGATATTCTGAAACTGGCTGTCATGCCAAAAAGTGAGGAAGATCTCATGGCACTTTTGACAGCAACCGTCATGATGAAGAGCAGATCAGACAAACCGGTCATTACCATGTCTATGGGAAAAACAGGAGTTTTAAGCCGTCTTTGCGGAGAGATGTCAGGCTCATCCGTCACATTTGCAGCGGGAATAAAGGCCTCCGCGCCGGGACAGATCCCGGCTGAGAGGATGCGAAAAACCCTGTGTCTTCTTCATGAAAGCTTTACATAA
- a CDS encoding shikimate dehydrogenase, which yields MIPITGHTQLTGLLGSPVAHSISPMMHNTGFQALELDYAYLCFDVKENKLQDAVKGLRALNVKGFNLTMPNKNKILEYLDDLSPAARLIGAVNTVENRDGRFVGHNTDGIGFMRSVREQGLHVKGKTITLMGIGGAATAICTQAALDGAGRINVFARMTSQYLPRMQKLLERLERETACEIHLCDNEDKEALKKSVDMSALFVNATSVGMSPHVEACILPDESFLHPGLTVGDIIYNPWETRLLEMAKKAGCKAFNGYSMLLYQGAEAFRIWTGKEMPVELVRRTLGR from the coding sequence ATGATACCAATCACAGGACATACACAGCTTACCGGTCTTCTGGGAAGCCCGGTGGCGCACAGCATCTCACCCATGATGCACAATACAGGATTTCAGGCTCTGGAACTGGATTATGCCTATCTCTGTTTTGATGTAAAGGAAAATAAACTGCAGGACGCGGTAAAAGGACTGCGTGCCCTCAATGTAAAGGGCTTTAACCTGACTATGCCCAATAAAAATAAAATACTGGAATACCTGGATGACCTTTCTCCTGCCGCAAGGCTGATCGGCGCAGTCAATACAGTGGAGAACAGAGATGGACGGTTTGTGGGACACAATACAGACGGCATCGGATTCATGCGTTCCGTCAGAGAACAGGGTCTCCACGTGAAGGGAAAGACCATCACTCTGATGGGCATCGGCGGTGCTGCCACTGCGATCTGCACCCAGGCAGCCCTTGACGGAGCCGGCAGAATAAACGTATTTGCTCGTATGACAAGCCAGTATCTTCCAAGAATGCAAAAGCTGCTGGAACGTTTGGAAAGGGAAACCGCTTGTGAGATCCATCTATGTGACAATGAGGATAAAGAGGCGCTGAAAAAAAGCGTAGATATGAGTGCGCTGTTTGTAAATGCTACCTCTGTGGGGATGTCCCCCCACGTGGAGGCGTGCATTTTGCCGGATGAATCTTTTCTGCATCCGGGACTAACTGTGGGAGATATTATTTACAACCCCTGGGAGACACGGTTATTAGAAATGGCCAAAAAAGCAGGATGTAAAGCGTTTAACGGATATTCTATGCTGCTGTACCAGGGAGCTGAAGCTTTCCGGATATGGACAGGGAAAGAAATGCCCGTAGAATTGGTGCGCAGAACGCTGGGCAGATAA
- a CDS encoding DUF4179 domain-containing protein: MKYTENEMKEILSQKLELSDQAEERLQETYSQIRMENKTKTIHAKKSWRKVTAAAAAVALALTVTGGTAAAAYLSEHTDFLQGMFGNTTKPSQEAVQVPADPDKDDGMMADVPGKEYVPVDEEKADALIGDNVADLNLTKEINGHTLTIESIVSDGNGMLMSFTLEKPGGITCLLADEGTNQTKGAAFSQDTDFLFIAENQDGDAAGDYMYIDLERSTDEKYYLYDYMIWPSDRTEKIQPRLHIYKYAATLGELQELYETDPDRQEELSAQTEEEYWELPEIESIPMQSLEKDGTWICSYSPISMVINMAALLPQEQAQDPYYIKYIELKYKDGSSYVISKQDELDNTGYLCGVDSELRLTYNRIVDPKDIAQIVINDNTYDIN; encoded by the coding sequence ATGAAATACACAGAAAATGAAATGAAGGAAATTCTGTCTCAGAAATTAGAGCTGTCTGATCAGGCGGAAGAACGCCTGCAGGAAACATACAGTCAGATACGTATGGAAAATAAAACAAAAACCATTCACGCAAAGAAGTCCTGGCGTAAGGTCACTGCGGCAGCCGCTGCAGTTGCCCTTGCTCTGACCGTAACAGGAGGAACGGCTGCTGCCGCCTATCTGTCAGAGCATACGGATTTTCTGCAGGGCATGTTCGGAAATACCACGAAACCGTCCCAGGAAGCGGTTCAGGTTCCTGCAGACCCTGATAAAGACGACGGCATGATGGCCGATGTGCCGGGTAAGGAATACGTTCCTGTGGACGAGGAAAAGGCAGATGCGCTCATAGGAGACAATGTGGCGGATCTGAACCTGACGAAAGAGATCAACGGCCATACACTGACTATTGAAAGTATCGTCAGTGACGGAAACGGTATGCTTATGTCCTTCACTCTGGAAAAACCGGGAGGGATCACCTGTCTTTTGGCAGATGAAGGGACAAACCAGACAAAAGGGGCAGCCTTTTCTCAAGATACGGACTTTCTCTTTATAGCGGAAAACCAGGACGGGGATGCTGCAGGGGATTATATGTATATAGATTTAGAGAGGAGTACGGATGAGAAATATTATCTGTATGACTATATGATCTGGCCTTCTGACAGGACAGAGAAGATTCAGCCAAGGCTGCATATTTATAAATACGCTGCCACTTTGGGAGAATTACAGGAGCTTTATGAGACTGACCCGGATAGACAGGAGGAACTGAGCGCTCAGACAGAGGAGGAGTATTGGGAACTGCCCGAGATAGAATCCATCCCTATGCAGTCACTGGAAAAAGACGGCACATGGATCTGCTCTTACTCCCCCATTTCCATGGTCATCAATATGGCTGCGCTGCTTCCCCAGGAGCAGGCCCAGGACCCCTACTATATCAAATATATAGAACTGAAATACAAGGACGGCTCCAGCTATGTGATCAGCAAACAGGATGAGCTGGACAATACCGGATATCTGTGCGGTGTTGACAGTGAGCTGCGCCTTACCTACAACCGTATCGTTGATCCAAAAGACATTGCGCAGATCGTCATCAATGATAATACCTATGATATAAACTAA
- a CDS encoding RNA polymerase sigma factor yields the protein MWLVKKAQRGDADAFVELIEQNKQAMYKVARSYLSCEDDIADAMSEAVLSAYEHLGELRSASYFKTWLIRILINCCNDILRHQGRCTVVEQIPEKGTVEEMGADQNFTDLVQELPKDFRMIFVLYYGEGFCTREIAELLDISENTVKSRLRRGRMKLGEVLQQQ from the coding sequence ATGTGGCTTGTGAAAAAGGCCCAGAGAGGGGATGCAGATGCTTTTGTAGAGCTGATAGAGCAGAATAAACAGGCAATGTATAAGGTGGCCCGGAGTTATCTGAGCTGCGAAGATGATATTGCGGATGCCATGTCTGAAGCCGTACTGTCAGCATATGAACATTTGGGAGAGCTTCGCTCCGCATCTTATTTTAAAACCTGGCTCATCAGGATCCTTATAAACTGCTGTAACGATATCCTGAGGCACCAGGGAAGATGTACGGTTGTGGAGCAGATACCGGAAAAAGGGACGGTGGAAGAAATGGGAGCTGATCAGAATTTTACAGATTTAGTCCAGGAACTGCCAAAAGATTTCAGAATGATATTTGTTCTGTACTATGGAGAAGGATTCTGTACCAGGGAAATAGCAGAACTGCTGGATATCAGTGAAAATACGGTGAAAAGCCGTCTGAGAAGAGGAAGAATGAAACTAGGCGAAGTATTGCAGCAGCAGTAA
- a CDS encoding ISL3 family transposase has protein sequence MHSNCTKNLLDLEGVIIKKVVHADHYVKIFIQTDPSLQTCPECGNQTKRIHDYRYQKIKDLPFQMKHTYLILKKRRYVCKCGKRFMEKYHFLPSYQRQTLRLSYKIIDLLRNLVSIKSVADTTNVSVNTVTRLLDTINYSTPSLPECISIDEFKGNTDAGKYQCILLDAKKHRILDILPDRTQSHLISYFRETNRAERHRVKFFVCDMWQPYVDLARAYFPNATIIIDKYHFIRYVTWAIENVRKRLQKTMPVNLRRYYKRSRKLILTRYAKLKDENKKACDLMLLYNDDLRLAHTLKEWFYEICQSEKYSYQRTAFWEWVKSAEKSGIPEFENCAKTYRNWSEGILNAFKYKYTNGPTEGYNNKIKVLKRLSFGIRNFNRFRTRIIHCSI, from the coding sequence ATGCACTCTAATTGTACCAAAAATCTCTTAGATTTAGAAGGGGTTATAATAAAAAAAGTTGTGCATGCGGATCATTATGTAAAGATTTTTATTCAAACAGATCCTTCCTTACAGACTTGTCCTGAGTGCGGCAACCAAACCAAACGCATTCATGATTATCGGTATCAAAAGATTAAGGATCTACCGTTCCAAATGAAACATACATATTTAATACTTAAGAAAAGGCGATATGTCTGTAAATGCGGTAAACGATTTATGGAGAAATATCATTTTCTACCTTCCTATCAACGGCAGACTTTACGTTTATCCTACAAGATAATTGACCTACTTAGAAATCTTGTGAGTATAAAGTCCGTTGCAGATACAACAAATGTTTCAGTTAACACCGTTACCCGACTTTTGGACACCATTAATTATTCTACACCCTCTCTTCCAGAGTGTATATCAATTGATGAATTTAAGGGTAATACAGACGCCGGAAAGTACCAATGTATTCTTTTAGATGCCAAGAAACACCGTATTCTTGATATCCTACCGGACAGAACGCAGAGCCATTTGATTTCCTATTTCAGAGAAACAAACCGAGCTGAGCGCCACCGTGTGAAGTTCTTTGTCTGTGATATGTGGCAGCCCTACGTAGACTTAGCAAGAGCTTACTTCCCTAATGCCACAATCATTATAGACAAATATCATTTCATCCGGTATGTAACTTGGGCAATTGAAAATGTGAGGAAAAGGCTCCAGAAAACAATGCCTGTAAACCTCAGAAGATACTATAAACGCAGCCGAAAGTTAATTCTTACTCGATATGCTAAGCTTAAGGATGAAAACAAGAAAGCGTGCGATCTTATGCTACTTTATAACGATGACTTGAGATTGGCTCATACTCTTAAGGAATGGTTTTATGAGATATGCCAGAGCGAGAAGTACTCCTATCAGCGAACAGCTTTCTGGGAGTGGGTTAAGTCTGCAGAGAAATCAGGAATACCCGAGTTTGAGAACTGTGCAAAAACTTATAGAAACTGGTCAGAAGGTATTTTAAATGCTTTTAAATACAAATATACAAATGGTCCTACTGAAGGTTACAATAATAAAATCAAGGTGCTAAAAAGACTATCTTTCGGAATACGTAACTTTAATAGATTCCGTACAAGAATTATACACTGCTCTATCTAA
- a CDS encoding MogA/MoaB family molybdenum cofactor biosynthesis protein: MRRAAVITSSDSGYAGEREDMSAPVICEILEKAGYQITYKILLPDERGMLSREMARLADEDTADLILTTGGTGFSPRDCMPEATMDICERQVPGIPEAMRAYSMQITKRAMLSRQAAGIRKKALIINLPGSPKAVRECLEYILPELGHGLDILQGTAHNCART; encoded by the coding sequence ATGAGAAGAGCAGCAGTGATAACATCAAGTGACAGTGGGTATGCAGGTGAGAGAGAGGATATGAGCGCACCTGTTATCTGTGAGATTCTGGAGAAGGCAGGTTATCAGATCACATATAAGATCCTGCTTCCCGATGAGAGAGGCATGCTGAGCCGTGAGATGGCCAGGCTGGCAGATGAAGACACAGCAGATCTGATCCTGACCACCGGAGGGACAGGCTTTTCGCCGAGAGACTGTATGCCGGAGGCTACCATGGATATCTGTGAGAGGCAGGTTCCCGGTATTCCTGAGGCTATGCGGGCGTACAGTATGCAGATCACAAAACGTGCCATGCTGAGCCGTCAGGCAGCAGGGATCAGAAAGAAAGCACTGATCATCAATCTTCCGGGAAGTCCCAAAGCAGTGAGAGAATGTCTGGAATATATCCTGCCTGAGCTGGGACACGGACTGGATATCCTGCAGGGGACTGCTCATAACTGCGCCAGAACCTGA